One window of the Amycolatopsis mediterranei genome contains the following:
- a CDS encoding GntR family transcriptional regulator, protein MSASLVPARRRGLADEVADRVRDAIFDGGYAPGGQLREVELAEALGVSRGPVREALLKLEREGLVRSEWHRGATVTTLSAEDVAELDSLRAALEHLAVELVVERAGEDALAAIDAVVRRMDRAADEHEMVRCDLEFHDAVYAAAGHRRLLEAWCAIRSQVHLFLLTRIGVATDGYLAGIPAEHRELAAALRARDRETVLALFAEHRRQAFEILSGRTD, encoded by the coding sequence ATGAGTGCTTCGCTGGTTCCCGCCCGGCGCCGCGGGCTGGCCGACGAGGTCGCGGACCGGGTCCGGGACGCGATCTTCGACGGCGGCTACGCCCCCGGCGGCCAGCTGCGCGAGGTGGAGCTGGCGGAAGCGCTCGGCGTCAGCCGCGGGCCGGTGCGGGAGGCGCTGCTCAAGCTGGAACGCGAAGGGCTCGTCCGCAGCGAGTGGCACCGCGGCGCCACGGTGACCACGCTCTCCGCCGAAGACGTCGCCGAGCTCGACAGCCTGCGCGCGGCCCTCGAGCATCTGGCCGTGGAGCTGGTCGTCGAGCGCGCCGGCGAAGACGCTCTGGCCGCAATCGACGCCGTGGTGCGGCGCATGGACCGCGCGGCCGACGAGCACGAAATGGTCCGGTGCGACCTCGAATTCCACGACGCGGTCTACGCGGCCGCCGGCCACCGGCGGCTGCTCGAGGCCTGGTGCGCGATCCGCTCGCAGGTGCACCTGTTCCTGCTGACCCGGATCGGCGTCGCCACCGACGGCTACCTCGCGGGCATCCCGGCGGAGCACCGCGAGCTCGCGGCGGCCCTGCGGGCCCGCGACCGCGAGACGGTGCTCGCGCTGTTCGCCGAGCACCGCCGCCAAGCCTTCGAAATCCTCAGTGGACGGACGGATTAA
- a CDS encoding sigma-70 family RNA polymerase sigma factor, producing MEPADEEPDSVLLAALRAGDLDAAGRLFRRHAEPLWRTAGAWARQPAERDDLVAETFARVLTVVRAGGGPHGDLRPYLVVTLRNLVARWSKQRSRVELRATLPEAPAGGADELALHRSNARLVWSAYCTLPGRWRTVLWRTEAEGSTPTEVASSLGLSPNSVAALAMRAREGLRQAYLQVQVPEPDEPSCREPRRRMGAWVRGALPPRRANAVAEHVAGCPACRLVARGLAEANRELPGSAARLTG from the coding sequence ATGGAACCAGCCGACGAAGAGCCGGACTCCGTGCTGCTCGCCGCCCTGCGGGCCGGGGACCTCGACGCCGCCGGGCGGCTCTTCCGCCGGCACGCCGAGCCGCTGTGGCGGACCGCCGGGGCCTGGGCGCGGCAGCCCGCCGAGCGGGACGATCTCGTGGCCGAGACGTTCGCCAGGGTGCTGACCGTGGTGCGCGCCGGCGGCGGGCCGCACGGGGACCTGCGGCCCTACCTCGTCGTGACCCTGCGCAACCTGGTGGCGCGGTGGAGCAAGCAGCGCAGCCGGGTGGAGCTGCGGGCCACGCTCCCCGAAGCCCCCGCCGGGGGCGCCGACGAACTCGCCCTCCACCGCTCGAACGCCCGGCTCGTGTGGTCGGCCTACTGCACGCTGCCCGGCCGGTGGCGGACCGTGCTGTGGCGGACCGAGGCCGAGGGCAGCACTCCGACGGAGGTGGCATCTTCGCTGGGGCTGTCGCCGAACAGCGTCGCGGCGCTGGCCATGCGGGCGCGGGAAGGGCTGCGGCAGGCCTACCTGCAGGTCCAGGTGCCCGAGCCGGACGAGCCGAGCTGCCGCGAACCCCGCCGCCGGATGGGCGCCTGGGTCCGCGGCGCCCTGCCACCGCGCCGCGCGAACGCGGTCGCCGAGCACGTCGCCGGCTGCCCGGCCTGCCGGCTGGTCGCCCGCGGCCTGGCCGAGGCGAACCGCGAACTACCCGGCTCGGCCGCCCGGCTCACCGGCTGA
- a CDS encoding acyl-CoA dehydrogenase family protein: MTDPMETEEARALRDAVRALLTRRSGPEAVRAALESPLGYDDKLWSTLCEQIGVAALAIPEHYGGVGAGLAEACVVLAELGRTLTPAPMLGSAVLSAQALLLTGNDAACGELLPGIAVGTTLAALAWSGADGRWTPALRASDAGLDGRACYVLDGDIADVLVAVARTDDGAGLFEVPVEAVRRERVTSLDPGRRLAVVECASAPARRLDTGGFAEPLRQLRDTATVAVAAEQVGAAARALELTVEYTKQRRQFGRPIGSFQALKHRMADVHVHVEAARSALYAALVDGDAEAVATAKVVCGEAFEHAAAEMIQLHGGIAITWEHDAHLYFKRAHGTALLFGDPGAWLSR, from the coding sequence ATGACGGACCCGATGGAGACCGAGGAAGCCCGGGCGCTGCGGGACGCCGTCCGGGCCCTGCTGACGCGCCGGTCGGGGCCGGAGGCGGTGCGGGCCGCGCTGGAGTCGCCGCTGGGCTACGACGACAAGCTGTGGTCGACGCTGTGTGAACAGATCGGCGTTGCCGCCCTGGCGATCCCCGAGCACTACGGCGGAGTGGGCGCCGGGCTCGCCGAGGCGTGCGTCGTGCTGGCGGAACTCGGCCGGACGCTCACCCCCGCGCCGATGCTGGGCTCGGCGGTGCTGTCGGCTCAGGCCCTGCTCCTGACCGGCAACGACGCGGCGTGCGGCGAACTGCTGCCGGGCATCGCCGTAGGCACGACCCTGGCCGCGCTGGCCTGGTCCGGCGCGGACGGCCGGTGGACGCCGGCCCTGCGCGCGTCGGACGCCGGCCTCGACGGCCGCGCCTGCTACGTCCTGGACGGCGACATCGCCGACGTCCTCGTCGCCGTCGCCCGCACGGACGACGGCGCCGGCCTGTTCGAGGTGCCGGTCGAGGCGGTCCGCCGGGAACGGGTGACCAGCCTGGACCCGGGCCGGCGCCTCGCGGTCGTCGAATGCGCTTCGGCACCCGCCCGCCGCCTCGACACCGGCGGGTTCGCCGAGCCGCTGCGGCAGCTGCGCGACACGGCCACGGTCGCCGTCGCCGCGGAGCAGGTCGGCGCGGCCGCGCGGGCGTTGGAGCTGACGGTCGAGTACACGAAGCAACGCCGTCAGTTCGGCCGCCCGATCGGGTCGTTCCAGGCGCTGAAGCACCGGATGGCCGACGTGCACGTCCACGTCGAGGCGGCGCGCTCGGCGCTCTACGCGGCCCTGGTGGACGGCGACGCCGAGGCCGTCGCGACCGCGAAGGTGGTGTGCGGCGAGGCGTTCGAGCACGCCGCGGCGGAGATGATCCAGCTCCACGGCGGCATCGCGATCACCTGGGAGCATGACGCCCACCTGTACTTCAAACGGGCACACGGGACCGCCCTGCTCTTCGGTGATCCGGGTGCGTGGCTCAGCCGGTGA
- a CDS encoding acyl-CoA dehydrogenase family protein — protein sequence MDLDIDEASAAFRDEARDWLASHVRSLPSMDTADGFEAHRAWEAELAEARWSVVSWPAEYHGRDASMLQWLLFEEEYYASGAPGRVSQNGIFMLGPTLFAHGTQEQRDRILPAMATGEQVWAQAWSEPEAGSDIAALRSTAVRTDGGWLLSGQKTWSSRASFADRAFGLFRTDREAERHHGLTYFMADLRAEGVTVRPIPQLDGEAGFAEIFFDEVFVPDEDVIGEVGQGWRVAMTTANNERGLSLRSPGRFLAAADRLVDLWRDHGASPSTRDRVADAWIGARAYQLYTFGTVSRLAEGGELGPESSVNKLFWSHLDVELHETALDVLGPAAETDRAWVDGYLFSLAGPIYGGTDQIQRNTIAERLLKLPREARR from the coding sequence ATGGACCTCGACATCGACGAGGCTTCGGCGGCCTTCCGGGACGAGGCCCGGGACTGGCTCGCCTCGCACGTCCGTTCGCTGCCGTCGATGGACACCGCGGACGGCTTCGAGGCCCACCGTGCGTGGGAAGCCGAGCTGGCGGAGGCGCGCTGGTCGGTCGTGTCGTGGCCGGCCGAGTACCACGGCCGGGACGCGTCGATGCTGCAGTGGCTGTTGTTCGAGGAGGAGTACTACGCGTCGGGCGCGCCGGGGCGGGTGTCGCAGAACGGGATCTTCATGCTCGGGCCGACGTTGTTCGCCCACGGCACGCAGGAGCAGCGCGACCGGATCCTGCCCGCCATGGCGACCGGCGAGCAGGTGTGGGCCCAGGCGTGGTCGGAGCCCGAGGCGGGCAGCGACATCGCCGCGTTGCGCAGCACGGCGGTCCGCACCGACGGCGGCTGGCTGCTGTCGGGCCAGAAGACGTGGAGTTCCCGCGCCAGTTTCGCCGATCGGGCGTTCGGGCTGTTCCGCACCGATCGGGAAGCCGAGCGGCACCACGGCCTGACGTACTTCATGGCCGATCTGCGTGCCGAGGGAGTGACGGTCCGGCCGATCCCGCAGCTGGACGGCGAGGCCGGCTTCGCGGAGATCTTCTTCGACGAGGTGTTCGTGCCGGACGAGGACGTGATCGGCGAAGTCGGCCAGGGGTGGCGGGTCGCGATGACGACGGCGAACAACGAGCGCGGGCTGTCGTTGCGCAGCCCGGGCCGGTTCCTCGCCGCGGCCGACCGCCTGGTGGACCTGTGGCGGGACCACGGCGCGTCACCGTCCACACGGGACAGAGTGGCCGACGCCTGGATCGGGGCGCGGGCCTATCAGCTGTACACCTTCGGCACCGTGAGCCGCCTGGCCGAGGGGGGCGAGCTGGGGCCGGAGTCGAGCGTGAACAAGCTGTTCTGGTCGCACCTCGACGTCGAGCTGCACGAAACCGCCCTCGACGTGCTGGGTCCCGCCGCCGAGACCGACCGGGCCTGGGTCGACGGCTACCTGTTCTCCCTGGCCGGCCCGATCTACGGCGGCACCGACCAGATCCAGCGCAACACGATCGCCGAACGGCTGCTGAAGCTCCCGAGGGAGGCCCGCCGATGA
- a CDS encoding acyl-CoA dehydrogenase family protein yields MRFQLSPEQRQFAATLHELLGGADTAAAARAWAAGEHDRGLKLWRALADVGVFALLVDEDHGGLGAGPVDLVVACEALGYHAVPGPLVESAAVAPALLTGHRLTSLAEGDLVATVVAPPEVPLALDADVAGMVLDLTGASLTAGAEPVRSIDPPRRLFRVPAAAGRSDGVAFDRGVLAVAAQLLGAGQWLLDTSVAYAKQRKQYGRAIGEYQAIKHLLADVVTRLELARPLLYGAAVAGETFARDVSAAKVMAGDAALLAARTALQVHGAIGYTAEHDLGLRLTKVRALAGAWGTGSFHRARVLR; encoded by the coding sequence ATGAGGTTCCAGCTCTCACCGGAGCAGCGGCAGTTCGCCGCGACGCTGCACGAGCTGCTGGGCGGGGCGGACACCGCGGCCGCCGCCCGCGCCTGGGCGGCGGGGGAGCACGACCGCGGCCTCAAGCTCTGGCGCGCGCTCGCCGACGTCGGCGTCTTCGCGCTCCTGGTCGACGAGGACCACGGCGGTCTCGGCGCCGGTCCGGTCGACCTGGTGGTCGCCTGCGAAGCGCTCGGCTACCACGCTGTCCCGGGCCCGCTCGTCGAGTCGGCCGCGGTCGCCCCGGCGTTGCTGACCGGGCACCGGCTCACCTCCCTCGCCGAGGGCGACCTCGTGGCCACCGTCGTCGCGCCGCCGGAAGTCCCGCTCGCCCTCGACGCCGACGTCGCGGGCATGGTCCTCGACCTCACCGGTGCGTCCCTCACCGCCGGTGCCGAGCCCGTTCGCTCGATCGACCCGCCCCGGCGGCTGTTCCGGGTCCCGGCCGCGGCCGGCCGCTCGGACGGCGTCGCGTTCGACCGCGGTGTCCTCGCCGTGGCCGCCCAGCTCCTGGGGGCCGGTCAGTGGCTCCTCGACACCTCGGTCGCGTACGCGAAGCAACGCAAGCAGTACGGCCGGGCCATCGGCGAGTACCAGGCGATCAAGCACCTCCTCGCCGACGTCGTCACCCGGCTGGAACTGGCGCGGCCGCTGCTCTACGGCGCGGCCGTGGCCGGGGAGACCTTCGCCCGGGACGTCTCGGCGGCGAAGGTCATGGCCGGGGACGCCGCGCTCCTCGCGGCGCGGACCGCCTTGCAGGTGCACGGCGCCATCGGCTACACCGCCGAGCACGACCTCGGCCTCCGGCTGACGAAGGTGCGGGCCCTCGCCGGGGCCTGGGGGACCGGGTCGTTCCACCGCGCGCGGGTCCTCCGATGA
- a CDS encoding FadD3 family acyl-CoA ligase produces MGQTTIPAVVRDAAAKFGSAEALVDGSVRLGYDQLLERVQTVARAFAACGVQAGDRVAVALPNTHHWVFAALGALYAGAALIPVNTRFTATETVDLLVRGRAKALVVAADFLGTDRHAAIRETGAALPDLATVVRVPLQKPHRPVEGTVGWDEFLAMAERVPPAEAEARADAVGPDEVSDILFTSGTSGRSKGVLSAHRQTVEVAAAWADCGQVTADDRYLVINPFFHSFGYKAGIVVGLLTGATIVPQAVFDVRAALKAIERERISVVPGAPTVFQSLLHEPRKGDLSSLRLAVTGAATVPASLVRRMRSELGFETILTAYGLTEAVVVTMCRPGDPAELVASTSGRATAGFEVAIEGSPGEIVVRGPNVMLGYLDDPEATAKAVDERGWLHTGDVGELDAAGNLTITGRLKDMYICGGFNVYPAEVEHALTELPGVRDVAVVGVPDERLGEVGKAFVVGAGLTEEAVIAFCRERLANYKTPRFVAFLDELPRNASGKVLKRLLTEEKA; encoded by the coding sequence GTGGGACAGACCACGATCCCGGCCGTCGTCCGCGATGCCGCCGCGAAGTTCGGATCCGCGGAAGCACTGGTCGACGGCTCGGTCCGGCTCGGCTACGACCAGCTTCTGGAACGTGTTCAAACGGTCGCGCGGGCGTTCGCCGCGTGCGGCGTCCAGGCGGGCGACCGGGTCGCGGTCGCCCTGCCCAACACCCACCACTGGGTCTTCGCGGCCCTTGGCGCCCTCTACGCGGGCGCGGCCCTGATCCCGGTCAACACCCGCTTCACCGCCACCGAAACGGTCGACCTGCTGGTGCGCGGCCGCGCCAAGGCGCTCGTCGTGGCCGCCGACTTCCTCGGCACCGACCGCCACGCCGCGATCCGGGAGACCGGCGCCGCGCTGCCGGACCTCGCCACGGTCGTCCGGGTGCCGCTGCAGAAGCCGCACCGGCCGGTCGAGGGGACGGTGGGGTGGGACGAGTTCCTGGCCATGGCCGAACGGGTCCCGCCGGCCGAAGCCGAGGCACGGGCGGACGCCGTCGGCCCGGACGAGGTCAGCGACATCCTCTTCACCTCCGGCACCAGCGGCCGCTCCAAGGGCGTGCTGTCGGCCCACCGCCAGACGGTCGAGGTCGCCGCGGCGTGGGCGGACTGCGGCCAGGTCACCGCGGACGACCGGTACCTGGTGATCAACCCGTTCTTCCACAGCTTCGGCTACAAGGCCGGCATCGTGGTGGGCCTGCTGACCGGCGCGACGATCGTCCCGCAGGCGGTGTTCGACGTCCGCGCGGCGTTGAAGGCGATCGAGCGGGAGCGGATCTCCGTGGTGCCGGGTGCGCCGACGGTCTTCCAGTCGCTGCTGCACGAGCCGCGCAAGGGCGATCTGTCGTCGCTGCGGCTCGCGGTCACCGGGGCGGCCACCGTGCCCGCGTCGCTCGTGCGCCGGATGCGGTCCGAGCTCGGCTTCGAAACCATCCTGACCGCCTATGGCCTGACCGAAGCCGTCGTGGTGACGATGTGCCGCCCCGGCGACCCCGCGGAGCTCGTGGCGAGCACGTCGGGCCGGGCGACCGCGGGTTTCGAAGTGGCGATCGAGGGTTCCCCGGGGGAGATCGTGGTGCGCGGGCCGAACGTGATGCTCGGGTACCTCGACGACCCGGAAGCGACGGCGAAGGCCGTCGACGAGCGGGGCTGGTTGCACACCGGGGACGTCGGCGAACTCGACGCCGCCGGCAACCTCACCATCACCGGCCGGCTCAAGGACATGTACATCTGCGGCGGCTTCAACGTCTACCCGGCCGAGGTCGAACACGCCCTGACCGAGCTGCCCGGCGTCCGCGACGTCGCCGTGGTCGGCGTCCCGGACGAGCGGCTCGGCGAGGTCGGCAAGGCGTTCGTCGTCGGAGCCGGGCTGACGGAAGAGGCGGTCATCGCCTTCTGCCGCGAGCGGCTCGCCAACTACAAGACCCCGCGGTTCGTGGCGTTCCTGGACGAACTGCCCCGCAACGCTTCCGGCAAGGTGCTGAAGCGGCTGCTGACCGAGGAGAAGGCATGA
- a CDS encoding enoyl-CoA hydratase, translating to MSEPVVRYERRGPVAVVTMNRPEYRNAQNSAMTYALDDAFTGAVNDPEVKVIVLAGEGKHFSAGHDIGSPGRDADQSFDRRAVMWWDHTDRAGGDQRFARESEVYLGMCRRWREIPKPMIACVQGACIAGGLMLAWVCDLIVASDDAFFADPVVRMGIPGVEYFAHPWVLGPRAAKEILFTGERFTVQQAKEWGMVTRIVPRAELEQRTLELAEKISGMPSFGLALAKKAVNQAEDLMGLRSGMDSVFGLHHFAHAHNAETSEDALGGQSARSMRDANKEA from the coding sequence ATGAGTGAACCGGTCGTCCGCTACGAACGGCGCGGCCCGGTCGCGGTGGTGACGATGAACCGGCCGGAGTACCGCAACGCCCAGAACTCGGCCATGACCTACGCCCTCGACGACGCCTTCACCGGCGCGGTGAACGACCCTGAGGTGAAGGTGATCGTCCTGGCCGGGGAAGGAAAGCACTTCTCGGCGGGGCACGACATCGGCAGCCCGGGCCGGGACGCGGACCAGTCGTTCGACCGGCGGGCGGTCATGTGGTGGGACCACACCGACCGGGCCGGCGGCGATCAGCGGTTCGCCCGCGAGTCCGAGGTCTACCTCGGGATGTGCCGCCGGTGGCGGGAGATCCCGAAGCCGATGATCGCCTGCGTCCAAGGCGCCTGCATCGCGGGCGGGCTGATGCTGGCCTGGGTGTGCGATCTGATCGTGGCGTCGGATGACGCGTTCTTCGCCGATCCGGTGGTGCGGATGGGGATCCCGGGTGTCGAGTACTTCGCGCATCCATGGGTGCTGGGTCCCCGCGCGGCGAAGGAGATCCTGTTCACCGGCGAACGCTTCACCGTCCAGCAGGCCAAGGAGTGGGGGATGGTGACCCGGATCGTCCCGCGCGCCGAGCTGGAACAGCGCACCCTCGAACTCGCCGAAAAGATCAGCGGCATGCCGTCCTTCGGGTTGGCGCTGGCGAAGAAGGCGGTCAACCAGGCCGAAGACCTGATGGGGTTGCGGTCCGGAATGGACTCGGTGTTCGGGTTGCACCACTTCGCGCACGCCCACAACGCGGAAACCTCCGAAGACGCCCTCGGTGGGCAGTCCGCGCGGTCGATGCGCGACGCGAACAAGGAGGCGTGA
- a CDS encoding acyl-CoA dehydrogenase family protein, producing MEPSRFRREVADWLAANLTGEFARLRGLGGPGREHEEFDLRLAWERHLAAAGWTCVGWPVEHGGRGLSLAEQVAFHEEYAASGAPARVNHIGEQLLGPTLIAFGTPEQQARFLPRIVAVEELWCQGYSEPGAGSDLAAVSTSAVLHDGEWVINGQKIWTSLAHVADWCFVVARTEPGSQRHHGLSYLLVPLRQDGVTIRPIQQLTGTSEFNEVFFDDACTSAAHVVGEPGEGWKIAMATLGFERGVSTLGQQIGFRRELDDITAEAKRLGTYDDPLLRADLTRARLGLRVLRAHALRTLGQAAGPEVAVGKLLWARWHRGLGELAMRARGARSLASDGPELDEWQRLFLFTRADTIYGGSDEIERTIIAERVLGLPREARP from the coding sequence GTGGAACCGTCGCGATTCCGCCGCGAGGTCGCGGACTGGCTCGCCGCCAACCTGACCGGCGAGTTCGCCCGTCTGCGCGGTCTCGGCGGCCCGGGCCGGGAGCACGAAGAGTTCGACCTGCGCCTGGCCTGGGAACGCCACCTGGCCGCCGCGGGCTGGACCTGCGTCGGCTGGCCGGTCGAGCACGGCGGCCGGGGGCTGTCACTGGCGGAGCAGGTCGCCTTCCACGAGGAGTACGCCGCCTCCGGCGCACCCGCCCGGGTCAACCACATCGGCGAACAGCTGCTCGGCCCGACGTTGATCGCCTTCGGCACCCCGGAACAGCAGGCCCGGTTCCTGCCCAGGATCGTCGCGGTCGAGGAACTGTGGTGCCAGGGCTACTCCGAACCCGGCGCCGGCTCCGACCTCGCCGCCGTCTCGACGTCGGCGGTGCTCCACGACGGCGAGTGGGTGATCAACGGACAGAAGATCTGGACCTCACTCGCCCACGTGGCCGACTGGTGCTTCGTGGTGGCCCGCACCGAACCCGGCTCGCAGCGCCACCACGGCCTGTCCTACCTGCTGGTCCCGCTGCGCCAGGACGGCGTCACCATCCGCCCGATCCAGCAGCTCACCGGCACCTCGGAGTTCAACGAAGTCTTCTTTGACGACGCCTGCACGTCCGCCGCCCATGTCGTCGGCGAACCGGGCGAGGGCTGGAAGATCGCGATGGCCACCCTCGGCTTCGAACGCGGCGTCTCCACGCTGGGCCAGCAAATCGGGTTCCGGCGCGAACTCGACGACATCACCGCCGAGGCCAAGCGGCTCGGCACCTACGACGACCCGCTGCTGCGCGCCGACCTCACCCGCGCGCGCCTCGGCTTGCGGGTGTTGCGCGCCCACGCCCTGCGGACGCTCGGCCAGGCCGCCGGACCCGAAGTCGCCGTCGGGAAACTGCTGTGGGCCCGATGGCACCGCGGGCTCGGGGAACTGGCCATGCGCGCCCGCGGCGCGCGGTCCCTCGCCTCCGACGGCCCCGAGCTCGACGAATGGCAGCGGCTGTTCCTGTTCACCCGCGCCGACACCATCTACGGCGGCTCCGACGAAATCGAACGCACCATCATCGCCGAGCGCGTCCTCGGCCTGCCCCGGGAGGCCCGCCCGTGA
- a CDS encoding DNA/RNA non-specific endonuclease, with protein MDVRTDRQAEQEQAAAARAAERTGPRQAKIALLRKPGGIAEADEPSRIATRIDRLGRYYPDIRPVSPAAIAAGDPAAMTAAGAILERIVLTNDLLGVGYLEGGVAASAAVGRVNIRNAQGRLIGYGTGSLVSPELLLTNHHVLPDAEAAGFSVIEFDYQDGIDGLPRPVRAFTLDPDRFFAADQELDFALVAVKATADELRPFGFNRLIASEGKAIVGDFVTIVQHPGGGKKQIALRENRVVDVLEEFLHYETDTEPGSSGSPVFNDQWEVVALHHASVPAAGHAEYGGFLNEGIRVSKLLKFLREQKFAPAQQALLDRLATRPERAQPAADGAAPVLTLSMPFDIRLRAEAATGRIDPDYSNREGYDPAFLPGHTVPLPGLPDALAGLAAINRQARGEPKYVLPYHHFSVVMHRERRLAMFTAVNIDGRTSRSLRREADHWSLDPRVAVTEQIGEEIYRDNPLDRGHLVRRLDPAWGATEAIAQLGNDDTFHFTNCSPQHKDFNQNKTTWAGLEDYILTNADNFDLKVTVVTGPVLAPDDDQYRGVQLPRQFWKVVAMVKTGGALSATAYLLSQEELIHGLEAATEFDYGAYRTYQVPVRRIAELTGLSFGDLEAADPLAGLESTSVAQEIRTVADLVL; from the coding sequence GTGGACGTCAGGACGGACCGCCAGGCCGAGCAGGAACAGGCCGCGGCGGCGCGGGCCGCCGAGCGCACCGGGCCGCGGCAGGCCAAGATCGCGTTGCTGCGCAAGCCCGGCGGGATCGCCGAGGCCGACGAGCCGAGCCGGATCGCCACCCGGATCGACCGGCTCGGCCGCTACTACCCCGACATCCGGCCGGTGAGCCCGGCGGCGATCGCGGCCGGGGACCCGGCGGCGATGACGGCCGCCGGCGCGATCCTCGAACGCATCGTTCTCACGAACGATCTGCTCGGCGTGGGCTACCTCGAAGGCGGGGTCGCGGCGTCGGCCGCCGTCGGCCGGGTGAACATCCGCAACGCGCAGGGCCGGCTGATCGGCTACGGCACGGGATCGCTGGTGTCGCCGGAGCTGCTGCTGACCAACCACCACGTGCTGCCGGACGCCGAGGCCGCCGGGTTCAGCGTCATCGAGTTCGACTACCAGGACGGCATCGACGGCCTGCCCCGGCCGGTGCGGGCCTTCACCCTCGACCCGGACCGCTTCTTCGCCGCCGACCAGGAGCTGGATTTCGCGCTGGTCGCGGTGAAGGCGACCGCGGACGAGCTGCGCCCCTTCGGCTTCAACCGGCTGATCGCCAGTGAGGGCAAGGCGATCGTCGGCGACTTCGTCACCATCGTGCAGCACCCCGGTGGCGGCAAGAAACAGATCGCGCTGCGGGAAAACCGGGTCGTCGACGTGCTCGAGGAATTCCTGCACTACGAAACCGACACCGAGCCAGGGTCGTCCGGCTCGCCGGTGTTCAACGACCAGTGGGAGGTCGTGGCGCTGCACCACGCCAGCGTCCCGGCGGCGGGCCACGCCGAGTACGGCGGTTTCCTCAACGAAGGCATCCGGGTCAGCAAGCTGCTGAAGTTCCTGCGGGAGCAGAAGTTCGCGCCGGCGCAGCAGGCGCTGCTCGACCGGCTGGCCACCCGCCCCGAGCGCGCACAGCCGGCCGCCGACGGGGCCGCCCCGGTGCTGACGCTCTCGATGCCGTTCGACATCCGGCTGCGCGCCGAAGCCGCGACCGGGCGGATCGATCCCGACTATTCGAACCGCGAAGGCTACGACCCGGCCTTCCTGCCCGGGCACACCGTGCCGCTGCCCGGCCTGCCCGACGCGCTGGCCGGCCTGGCGGCGATCAACCGCCAGGCCAGAGGCGAGCCGAAGTACGTGCTGCCGTACCACCACTTCAGCGTCGTCATGCACCGCGAGCGGCGGCTGGCGATGTTCACGGCGGTCAACATCGACGGACGCACCAGCCGGTCGCTGCGGCGCGAAGCCGACCACTGGTCGCTCGACCCGCGCGTGGCCGTGACCGAGCAGATCGGCGAGGAGATCTACCGGGACAACCCCCTGGACCGCGGGCACCTGGTCCGCCGCCTCGACCCGGCGTGGGGCGCGACGGAGGCGATCGCGCAGCTGGGCAACGACGACACCTTCCACTTCACGAACTGCTCGCCGCAGCACAAGGACTTCAACCAGAACAAGACGACCTGGGCCGGCCTCGAGGACTACATCCTGACCAACGCGGACAACTTCGACCTGAAGGTCACCGTGGTGACCGGCCCGGTACTGGCACCGGACGACGACCAGTACCGCGGCGTGCAGCTGCCGCGCCAGTTCTGGAAGGTCGTCGCGATGGTCAAGACCGGCGGCGCCCTCTCGGCGACGGCGTACCTGCTGAGCCAGGAGGAGCTCATCCACGGCCTCGAGGCGGCGACCGAGTTCGACTACGGCGCCTACCGCACCTATCAGGTGCCGGTCCGGCGGATCGCCGAGCTGACCGGCCTGTCGTTCGGCGACCTCGAGGCCGCCGATCCCCTCGCCGGCCTGGAGTCCACGAGCGTGGCCCAGGAGATCCGGACGGTGGCGGACCTGGTGCTCTGA
- a CDS encoding VOC family protein produces MTPSIPRFHLAMPVDDLTTARRFYGEVLGLEQGRSADTWVDWNLHGHQFVTHLAPAGPERVHNPVDGHDVPVPHFGLILTVPQFQALADRLRAAGTEFVIEPYVRFAGQAGEQWTMFLLDPAGNALEFKAFADDAQVFAV; encoded by the coding sequence ATGACCCCGTCCATCCCCCGGTTCCACCTGGCGATGCCGGTGGACGACCTGACCACTGCTCGGCGGTTCTACGGCGAGGTCCTCGGCCTCGAGCAGGGCCGCAGCGCGGACACCTGGGTCGACTGGAACCTGCACGGCCACCAGTTCGTCACGCACCTGGCCCCGGCCGGCCCGGAGCGCGTCCACAACCCGGTCGACGGGCACGACGTCCCGGTGCCGCACTTCGGGCTGATCCTCACCGTCCCGCAGTTCCAGGCCCTCGCCGACCGGCTGCGCGCGGCGGGCACGGAGTTCGTGATCGAGCCGTATGTCCGCTTCGCGGGCCAGGCCGGGGAGCAGTGGACGATGTTCCTGCTCGACCCGGCCGGCAACGCCCTGGAGTTCAAGGCCTTCGCCGACGACGCCCAGGTCTTCGCAGTCTGA